A stretch of the Acyrthosiphon pisum isolate AL4f chromosome A2, pea_aphid_22Mar2018_4r6ur, whole genome shotgun sequence genome encodes the following:
- the LOC100162301 gene encoding 39S ribosomal protein L14, mitochondrial-like has protein sequence MSTIFAARQFSTSAVSNHIMKLTRLRVVDNSTIGKQAMAEGKPPRCIHVYNKKGIGTIGDKIMVAIKGEKVKAIIVGCVKEQKPNIPRFDSNNIVLIDDNGTPLGTRINVPIPIVLRTILKEKTFSKGADYTKLLAIASNYV, from the exons ATG tcgACGATTTTTGCTGCTCGACAATTTTCCACTTCGGCCGTTAGCAATCACATAATGAAACTGACCCGTCTGCGTGTGGTGGACAACAGCACAATTGGCAAGCAAGCAATGGCTGAAGGTAAACCCCCACGTTGCATACACGTTTATAATAAGAAAGGTATTGGCACGATCGGTGACAAAATAATGGTTGCAATCAAAGGTGAAAAAGTAAAAGCTATCATTGTTGGCTGTGTCAAGGAACAAAAACCCAATATTCCCAGGTTTGACAGCAACAATATAGTGCTGATTGATGATAATGGCACACCTCTTGGGACACGTATAAATGTTCCGATTCCAATTGTTCTTAGGactatattaaaagaaaaaactttCTCAAAAGGAGCTGATTACACTAAATTATTGGCCATCGcttcaaattatgtataa
- the LOC100165052 gene encoding activating signal cointegrator 1 complex subunit 3, producing MAKLKAGVHKPIDIGQLPRYTRSFRVYLNSDITEYMEPINIWSYNLSVIKKQKEEEEKIFQKCLTFTELCNVINDTKNDIILKNLNMLYGIAQELSKDEQPEILSSSVLFFFKLFIGVSGLLMKHILELKSMFGKVSNNNADQIYKLVKEVEQLMNDKSLKNLKILWEKLDDHKADNEEDQNKDQNSLVNGVLRYKPNSKWLPPHFAKLPVQDYGSKTSKLFSMAYNEEERINNSSPNFGRTWLLKQITKTSSIDLGVSDEDYYTSIIELLSTQKSDIELQDELFNLLGFTRLTLIETLLKHRKDILKQCLATNEKKSLLSMNLKMEKRPRHMEMITIETEEDKLLRKELRKEEKACQKINRRQDSDSDDEILKMVSKTTSAANVPTFIDPKSRKAPAAQKYPHVYDLNFESKVSSCYIAGESCVIPVGAKRTDHRTHEEVYIPVSKMTQELTVGKELISIKTLDEVGQKAFHGITNLNRIQSVVFDAAYNTNENLLVCAPTGAGKTNVALLTIIHQIKQHIRNNEIHKNEFKIVYVAPMKALAAEMTANFSKRLSSLGISVREFTGDMSLTKTEMLNTQILVTTPEKWDVATRKGTGDIALTSLVKLLIIDEVHLLHGDRGPVLEALVARTLRQVESSQSMIRIVGLSATLPNYKDIARFLRVNLYKGLFYFDGRFRPVPLVQTFIGVRGSKTVKMVQEMDTVCYDKVYDMVQKGHQVMVFVHARNATIKTANVFRELSTQKNHQTAFLPQDSNRIGIAKKAFERCHSKELSELLNSGFSVHHAGLLRSDRNLVEKYFAEGAIKVLVCTATLAWGVNLPAHAVIIKGTEIYDSKHGTFIDLGMLDVLQIFGRAGRPQFDTSGHGMIITPHSKLHKYLSLLTNQIPIESCFVQHLVNNLNAEVVLGTISNVEEAVMWLSYTYLFVRMRINPHVYGISLEEVELDPMLVNKRKEFIISAAMALDRAQMLRYNERTGDLSSTDMGRTASHFYISYDSVEIFNQCLKPFMNMSEILSMISSAKEFDQLKVRDDEVIELETLARKYCHIECQSSAVNVNGKVNILLQTYLARGRAKSFSLISDLVYISQNATRIARALFDMVLRRNNAMMSAKLLEICQMFEMTQWEFESELRQFSDVLPWEIIDKIEQRKLSFSRIREMDAKELGIILRNQNVGAAVKKCAMQLPYIEATESIQPITRTILRINLELFPEFEWNDRFHGKTSVAFWIWIEDPETDMIYHWEQFLITKNQVIRKETQKLIFTIPLVEPLPSQYILHCTSDRWLGTTFTTPLTFQHLIIPHSHASVTDLLELQPLPISALKNQGYQSLYGFTHFNPIQTQIFHCLYHTDNNVLLGAPTGSGKTIAAEIAMFRVFNEQPDAKVVYIAPLKALVRERMKDWKIRLEEKLKKSVVELTGDVTPDIRAISNSSVIVTTPEKWDGVSRSWQTRNYVRQVALVVLDEVHLLGEDRGPVLEIIISRLNFISTHTGQHTRLVALTTALSTAADLAAWLHIGEMGLYNFRPSVRPVPLEVHISGYAGRNYCPRMATMNKPIYQAIRQHSPTQPVMIFVSSRRQTRLTALDLIAYLGGEDNPKQWVRKSDYEMDQIIENIRDPNLKLCLAFGLGLHHAGLQDRDRKVVEELFVNQHIQVLIATSTLAWGVNFPAHFVIVKGTEFYDGKLKRYVDMPITDVLQMMGRAGRPQYDNMGIALIMVHDVKKTFYKKFLYEPFPVESSLLDVLPDHFNAEIVAGTIKTKQDAIEYLTWTYLIQRLMKNPEYYGLHSLEESSINKFLSDLVERCIGTLYSSYCVEIDEDQRTVRPTPLGHISSYYYLQHKTVKTFQERLKGELSMDDLIKVLVDAEEFSLLPVRHNEDLLNTELDKQCPIDVGGRLYECSHTKTLILLQAHFSHLKMPCSDYITDLKSVLDQSIRILQAMIDISAEAGYLVLCLRLVQLMQMIIQARWVTDPPVTTLPDVEKHLIPSQVLPMLCLPHLCNMALKSYKLFEEIMLKTQLEHEEIEKAFKTIIDMPVVEVRLFIHGNWSDSEEVQKKLVENGKRIDILAGLEYTLVVEVKILNRVIPSKAYAPKFSKPKDVGWFMILGSIEQWELIALKRNANNRYRTTSSRLAFNTPTKPGFLNWTFYMMSDCYLGLDQQYEIEFNVI from the exons ATGGCAAAATTAAAAGCTGGTGTTCATAAGCCCATTGACATTGGTCAGTTGCCTAGGTATACAAGATCTTTCCGTGTATATTTAAACAGCGATATAACAGAATATATGGAACCCATTAACATTTGGAGTTATAACTtaagtgttattaaaaaacaaaaagaggaagaagaaaaaatatttcaaaa ATGCCTTACTTTTACTGAACTTTGTAATGTTATTAATGAtactaaaaatgatattattttgaagaatTTGAATATGTTGTATGGAATAGCACAAGAACTTT cAAAAGATGAACAACCAGAAATATTAAGTTCATCAGTgttatttttcttcaaattatttattggtgTTTCTGGACTattaatgaaacatattttagaaCTTAAAAGTATGTTTGGAAaagtatcaaataataatgCAGATCAAATATACAag ttGGTTAAAGAAGTAGAACAGTTGATGAAcgataaaagtttgaaaaatttaaaaatactttgggAGAAACTCGACGATCATAAAGCTGATAATGAAGAAGATCAAAACAAAGATCAGAATTCATTAGTCAACGGTGTATTACGTTATAAACCTAACTCCAAATGGCTACCTCCACATTTTGCTAAATTACCTGTTCAGGACTATGGTTCAAAGACATCCAAGTTATTTTCCATGGCTTATAATGAAGAAGaaagaataaataatagttcTCCAAAT tttggtaGAACTTGGCTATTGAAACAGATTACTAAGACCTCATCAATAGATTTAGGCGTTTCAGATGAagattattatactagtatCATAGAACTACTTTCAACTCAAAAATCTGATATTGAACTTCAAGATGAA ttgtttaATCTGCTTGGTTTTACAAGACTTACACTCATTGAAACCCTTTTGAAACACAGAAAAGATATTTTGAAACAGTGTTTagcaacaaatgaaaaaaaatctttgctTTCAATGAATTTAA AAATGGAAAAAAGACCCAGACATATGGAAATGATTACTATTGAAACTGAAGAAGATAAATTACTTAGAAAAGAATTAAGAAAAGAAGAAAAAGcttgtcaaaaaataaatcgCCGACAGGATTCAGATTCAGACGATGagattttaaaaatggtttctAAAAC GACAAGTGCAGCAAACGTTCCTACATTTATTGACCCGAAAAGTAGAAAAGCACCTGCAGCTCAGAAATACCCCCATGTAtatgatttgaattttgaatcaaaAGTATCAAGTT GTTACATAGCTGGAGAATCATGCGTTATCCCTGTGGGAGCCAAAAGAACAGACCATCGTACACACGAAGAAGTTTATATTCCAGTTTCAAAAATGACACAAGAATTGACTGTTGGAAAAGAATTAATTTCCATTAAAACTCTTGATGAA gTTGGGCAGAAAGCATTTCATGGAATTACTAATCTTAATAGAATACAATCGGTAGTTTTTGATGCAGCATATAACACTAATGAAAATTTACTAGTATGTGCCCCAACTGGAGCTGGAAAAACTAATGTTGCTTTGTTGACCATAATCCATCAAATTAAACAACACATTAGGAATaatgaaatacataaaaatgaatttaag ATTGTATATGTAGCTCCAATGAAAGCTCTCGCAGCTGAAATGACTGCAAATTTTTCTAAACGCCTTTCTAGCCTAGGAATTTCTGTTCGTGAATTTACTGGTGACATGTCACTTACTAAAACAGAAATGCTCAACACtcaaatattagttacaactccTGAAAAGTGGGATGTAGCTACTCGTAAAGGAACTG gGGATATTGCGTTAACAAGTTtagttaaactattaattatagacGAGGTACATTTATTGCACGGTGATCGTGGTCCAGTCCTTGAAGCTCTTGTTGCACGTACTTTAAGACAAGTTGAGTCTTCCCAAAGCATGATTCGAATTGTTGGTTTATCTGCTACATTACCAAATTATAAAGACATAGCACGTTTCTTAAGAGTTAATCTTTATAAAggactattttattttgatggACGATTTCGACCAGTGCCATTAGTTCAAACATTTATTGGGGTTCGTGGTAGCAAGACTGTAAAAATGGTACAGGAAATGGATACAGTTTGTTATGATAAAGTGTATGATATGGTACAAAAAGGACATCAG GTTATGGTGTTTGTTCATGCTCGTAATGCTACCATAAAAACAGCTAATGTTTTTAGAGAACTTTCAACTCAGAAAAATCATCAGACTGCATTCCTACCTCAAGACTCTAATAGAATAGGTATAGCTAAAAAGGCTTTTGAGCGTTGTCATTCAAAAGAATTAAGTGAATTATTAAACAGTGGATTTTCCGTTCATCATGCTGGTCTTTTGAGATCTGACAG AAACCTAGTAGAAAAGTACTTTGCCGAAGGTGCTATTAAAGTATTGGTGTGCACAGCAACTTTAGCATGGGGAGTAAATCTTCCAGCTCATGCAGTTATAATTAAg gggACAGAAATATATGATTCAAAGCATGGAACATTTATAGATCTGGGTATGCTTGAcgttttacaaatatttggtCGTGCTGGAAGACCTCAATTTGATACTTCTGGACATGGAATGATTATTACCCCACATTCCAAacttcataaatatttgtcATTACTTACCAATCAAATACCAATTGAAAGTTGTTTTGTACAACATCttgttaataatttgaatgctgag GTTGTATTAGGGACAATATCAAATGTCGAGGAAGCTGTTATGTGGCTtagttatacttatttatttgtcaGAATGCGTATAAATCCTCATGTCTATGGCATATCACTTGAAGAAGTTGAA TTAGATCCAATGTTGGTCAACAAAAGAAAAGAGTTTATTATAAGTGCAGCAATGGCTTTAGATAGAGCACAAATGTTACGTTACAACGAAAGAACTGGAGATCTCTCATCTACAG ataTGGGTCGCACAGCTagtcatttttatattagctaTGATagtgttgaaatatttaatcaatgtctAAAGCCTTTTATGAATATGTCAGAAATATTATCAATGATTTCTAGTGCAAAAGAATTTGATCAGTTaaag GTTCGTGATGATGAAGTTATTGAGTTAGAAACATTGGCTCGTAAATATTGCCACATTGAATGTCAGAGTTCAGCTGTAAACGTGAATGGTAAagtaaatatacttttacaaaCATATCTTGCACGTGGTAGAGCTAAATCTTTTTCATTAATATCTGACCTGGTATATATCTCACAG aATGCGACAAGAATTGCACGGGCATTATTTGACATGGTTCTACGTCGTAATAACGCTATGATGTCAGCTAAATTATTGGAAATTTGTCAAATGTTTGAAATGACACAATGGGAATTTGAATCTGAATTACGACAATTTTCTGATGTTCTTCCTTGGgaaattatagataaaattgAGCAAAGAAAATTATCATTTAGCCGTATTCGAGAAATGGATGCAAAAGAATTGGGTATTATACTAAGAAATCAAAATGTAGGTGCTGCTGTTAAAAAGTGTGCCATGCAACTTCCATATATTGAAGCTACTGAAAGTATTCAACCTATTACTAGAACTATTTTGAGAATAAATCTAGAACTATTCCCAGAATTTGA atgGAATGATAGGTTTCATGGTAAAACATCAGTTGCGTTTTGGATTTGGATTGAAGACCCTGAAACAGATATGATATACCATTGGGAACAGTTTCTTATTACTAAAAATCAg gttattAGAAAAGAAACACAAAAGTTGATATTTACCATACCTTTGGTCGAACCATTACCATCACAATATATACTACATTGTACTTCAGACCGATGGTTAGGTACAACTTTCACTACACCATTAACATTCCAGCATCTTATAATACCACATAGCCATGCTTCAGTGACag attTATTGGAACTTCAGCCATTACCAATATCTGCTCTTAAAAATCAGGGTTATCAGTCTTTATATGGTTTTACACACTTTAATCCAATACAGACACAAATATTTCACTGTTTATATCATACTGACAATAATGTATTGTTAGGAGCGCCTACCGGATCTGGTAAAACAATAGCTGCTGAAATTGCTATGTTTAGAGTGTTCAATGAACAGCCAGATgccaaa gtagtaTATATAGCTCCATTAAAAGCACTCGTGAGAGAACGTATGAAAGATTGGAAAATCAGATTAGAagagaaattgaaaaaatcagTTGTAGAATTAACAG gtgacgTTACACCTGACATAAGAGCTATTTCAAATTCATCTGTGATTGTTACTACTCCAGAAAAATGGGATGGTGTTTCTCGTAGTTGGCAAACCCGTAACTATGTCCGCCAAGTGGCTTTAGTAGTACTTGATGAAGTCCATCTTTTGGGTGAAGATCGTGGTCCAGTATTAGAGATCATAATCTCTAGGTTAAATTTTATATCAACGCATACAGGACAACATACTCGCCTTGTAGCTTTGACAACTGCTCTGTCAACAGCTGCTGATCTTGCAGCTTGGTTACACATAGGAGAAATGGGCCTTTACAATTTCCGTCCATCTGTGAGGCCAGTTCCTCTAGAAGTACATATCAGTGGCTATGCTGGACGAAATTATTGTCCAAGAATGGCAACCATGAACAAACCTATTTATCAAGCCATTAGGCAACACTCCCCAACACAACCAGTTATGATTTTTGTGTCTTCGAGGAGACAAACCCGACTAACCGCATTGGATTTGATTGCATACTTAGGTGGGGAAGATAACCCTAAGCAGTGGGTTCGCAAAAGCGATTAT gAAATGGATCAAatcattgaaaatattagaGATCCAAATTTGAAGCTTTGCCTTGCTTTTGGTTTAGGCTTACATCATGCTGGATTACAAGATAGAGACCGTAAGGTTGTTGAAGAATTATTTGTTAACCAACATATTCAA GTTTTAATTGCTACTTCAACTTTAGCATGGGGTGTTAATTTTCCTGCACACTTTGTAATAGTTAAAGGTACTGAATTTTATGATGGCAAACTCAAAAGATATGTGGACATGCCAATTACAGATGTGTTACAAATGATGGGAAGAGCAGGCCGACctcaatatgataatatgggaATAGCACTCATCATG gtCCATGacgtaaaaaaaactttttataaaaaatttttgtatGAACCTTTTCCTGTTGAATCATCTTTGTTAGACGTATTGCCTGACCATTTCAATGCTGAAATAGTGGCTGGAACTATTAAGACAAAACAAGATGCCATTGAATATTTGACTTGGACATATCTTATACAAAGACTGATGAAAAACCCAGAATATTATGGATTACATAGCTTGGAGGAAAGTTCTATAAACAAATTTCTTTCCGATTTAGTTGAACGATGTATTGGAACTCTGTATTCTAGTTATTGTGTGGAAATAGATGAG GATCAACGTACTGTAAGACCTACTCCATTGGGCCATATTTCTTCTTATTACTATTTACAACATAAAACAGTTAAGACATTTCAAGAGAGACTTAAGGGTGAACTTAGTATGGATGATTTAATAAAAGTCTTAGTCGATGCCGAGGAGTTTAGTTTACTACCAGTCAGACATAATGAAGATCTTCTGAATAC TGAATTAGACAAACAATGTCCTATTGATGTTGGTGGCCGACTTTATGAATGTTCTCATACCAAAACATTGATTTTGCTTCAAGCACATTTCTCCCATTTAAAAATGCCATGTTCGGATTATATAACCGATCTCAAGTCTGTATTAGACCAATCTATACGTATTCTACAAGCAATGATAGATATCAGCGCAGAAGCTGGTTACTTGGTGCTGTGTTTAAGATTAGTACAACTGATGCAAATGATTATTCAAGCCCGATGGGTGACTGACCCACCTGTAACCACTTTACCTGATGTAGAAAAACATTTGATACCATCACAAGTGTTGCCGATGCTTTGCTTACCCCATTTATGCAATATggcacttaaaagttataaactgTTTGaagaaattatgttaaaaactcAACTTGAGCATGAAGAAATTGAAAAa gcatttaaaactattatagatATGCCAGTTGTAGAAGTGCGTTTGTTTATTCATGGCAATTGGTCTGATAGTGAAGAAGTTCAAAAG aaaCTTGTAGAGAATGGTAAACGAATAGACATATTGGCAGGGTTGGAGTATACATTAGTTGTAGAGGTAAAAATCCTCAATCGTGTAATACCATCAAAAGCATATGCACCAAAATTTTCCAAACCAAAAGATGTTGGTTGGTTTATGATTCTTGGTTCAATAGAACAATGGGAGCTGATAGCACTGAAACGTAATGCCAATAACCGCTATAGAACCACTTCTAGCAGACTAGCATTTAATACACCCACAAAACCtg gttttttaaaTTGGACTTTCTATATGATGTCAGATTGTTACCTTGGTTTGGACCAGCAATATGAAATTGAATTCaatgtgatataa
- the LOC100569514 gene encoding replication stress response regulator SDE2, which translates to MDNMKIEKLTFNVTSEMFLSSIKQFASIRTGMLQKDFYLLSNGKILNENTVQNGIVHIVPRIIGGKGGFGSMLRAIGAQIEKTTNREACRDLSGRRLRDINEEKRVKDFLAKGGPSTEDPEERKKRKLQRLCQAPKTEFKDEHYEKHMSEMTESVSDAIECGFKAGTSEIPIKKKVKSKGYYDSDLDTDSSNDELDDEKVPTELIKKEQSDEELKETEIVNKRKCLDLEDTDTITNKKMKV; encoded by the coding sequence ATGGATAATATGAAGATTGAGAAATTGACGTTTAATGTTACATCCGAAATGTTTTTGTCTAGTATAAAACAATTTGCTAGCATTAGAACGGGTATGTTACAGAAGGACTTTTACTTGTTGTCTAatggaaaaattttaaatgaaaatactgTTCAAAATGGTATTGTACACATTGTCCCTCGGATAATTGGAGGCAAGGGAGGATTTGGTTCAATGCTACGGGCAATTGGTGcacaaattgaaaaaacaaCAAATCGTGAAGCTTGTCGTGATTTAAGCGGTCGTCGATTACGTGATATCAATGAAGAAAAGCGAGTGAAAGATTTTTTAGCTAAAGGAGGCCCTAGCACAGAAGATCCCGAAGAGCGCAAAAAACGCAAATTACAACGTCTATGTCAAGCACCCAAAACAGAATTCAAAGATGAACACTATGAAAAACATATGTCCGAAATGACAGAATCCGTTTCGGATGCAATAGAGTGCGGTTTCAAAGCAGGTACATCAGaaattccaattaaaaaaaaagttaagtccAAGGGATATTATGATTCTGATTTGGATACAGATAGTAGCAATGATGAATTAGATGATGAAAAGGTACCTACTGAGTTAATCAAAAAGGAGCAATCAGATGAAGAACTAAAAGAAACAGAAATTGTTAATAAACGTAAATGTTTAGATTTAGAAGATACTGATactattacaaacaaaaaaatgaaagtttaa
- the LOC100167077 gene encoding autophagy-related protein 9A translates to MPETGYQVLSSEREEEVHFQFTPNIARNRWNHIEDLDTFFTRIYLYHQRHGFICLILQSTLDLLQVIFLLVFSLFLFYCIDYPVLFRDKPADSSRVMNGTDKVRLSDVFLPASKCASKFTFFTYLYMIPLLMFAFFRLMKVFNVAYHFADIKAFYNVALHIPDKELQNYTWREIIHKVIEAQKEQNMCIHKLDLTELDIYQRILRTKNYLIALVNKSVLPTHFNIPFLGDVIYFSHGMKYNLNLLLFWGPWSPFENNWHLKPEYKQPGKRLELARSMRKTISWVALINILLSPVIFTWQLIYKLCDNAQMVKNEPSVLSIRMWSLYSKIYLRHFNELDHELSARLSRAYVPGAKYLQSFAAPVSVIIAKNTMFFTSAIMVSILAMTVYDDSILSIEHMITILTEVAGVGDVCAFSMMNLLSKNGNPAWRSPGPSSPGTPTAKLPQVDQAEDGKVEMSLLSFSVRNPNWDPVDIEAKEFVDEIIAKTRQKYTSTSNSIINPFQHHDMIGSTLNIAEIPSCLIGLDQSTRLLHKEGLTGRPNRINCSSIMRSSIFSTNDYLTSMEVNQSALLLHSIHRKQLDERGNNTSSSISQSALKTNTNLQERTPLLKPGARII, encoded by the exons ATGCCTGAAACTGGATATCAAGTTCTTAGTTCTGAAAGAGAAGAAGAAGTTCATTTCCAGTTCACTCCCAATATAGCTAGAA acCGATGGAATCACATTGAAGACttggatacattttttacaagaaTCTATCTTTACCATCAAAGACATGGTTTTATTTGCCTCATTCTTCAATCAACACTAGATCTCTTGCAAGTGATATTCTTATTGGTGTTTTCTCTATTTCTGTTTTACTGCATTGACTACCCAGTACTTttcag aGACAAACCAGCAGATTCGAGCAGAGTAATGAATGGTACTGATAAAGTACGCCTATCTGATGTTTTTCTTCCGGCTTCAAAATGTGCTagcaaatttacattttttacatacctatacatgATACCACTATTAATGTTTGCTTTTTTCCGGCTTATGAAAGTGTTTAATGTTGCTTATCATTTTGCTGATATCAAAGCATTTTATAACGTTGCTCTACACATACCTGAT aAAGAGTTACAAAACTATACTTGGCGGGAAATTATACACAAAGTAATAGAAGCACaaaaagaacaaaatatgtgtatacataAACTGGATCTTACAGAACTTGACATTTATCAACGTATTTTAAG aacaaaAAACTACTTAATAGCTCTTGTGAATAAATCTGTGCTTCCTACACATTTCAATATACCATTTCTTGGTGATGTAATCTATTTTTCTCACGGAATGaagtacaatttaaatttgttgctTTTct ggGGCCCGTGGTCaccatttgaaaataattggcATCTTAAACcagaatataaacaacctggaAAGCGTTTGGAGTTGGCACGGTCAATGCGTAAAACTATTAGTTGGGTtgctttaattaatatattgctatCTCCAGTAATTTTTACTTGGCAATTAATTTACAAGTTGTGTGACAATGCTCAA ATGGTAAAAAATGAACCGAGTGTACTCAGTATACGCATGTGGTccttatattcaaaaatatatttgcgtCACTTCAATGAACTGGACCATGAGCTCAGTGCTCGACTTAGTCGAGCGTATGTGCCTGGAGctaaatatttacaaagttTTGCAGCACCTGTTAGCGTTATAATTGCAAA gaatacaatgttttttactAGTGCTATTATGGTATCAATACTTGCAATGACTGTTTATGACGACAGCATTTTATCAATTGAACACATGATAACTATATTGA CAGAAGTAGCAGGAGTTGGTGATGTATGTGCTTTTTCAATGATGAATTTACTGTCTAAAAATGGTAATCCAGCTTGGCGTTCCCCTGGCCCTTCATCGCCTGGTACCCCTACAGCAAAATTACCTCAAGTAGATCAGGCTGAAGATGGAAAAGTAGAAATGTCTCTCCTCAGCTTTTCTGTACGCAATCCTAATTGGGATCCAGTTGATATTGAAGCTAAAGAGTTTGTAGATGAAATAATTGCTAAGACTCGTCAAAAATATACATCCACCAGCAATTCTATAATAAACCca tttcaacATCATGATATGATTGGTAGTACATTAAACATTGCAGAAATACCTTCCTGTTTAATTGGGCTCGATCAGAGCACAAGGTTACTGCATAAAGAAgg gCTGACTGGTCGTCCAAACCGAATCAATTGTAGTTCTATTATGCGCTCATCAATATTTTCTACAAATGACTATTTAACTTCAATGGAAGTAAATCAAAGCGCGTTACTTTTACATAGCATTCATAGAAA ACAACTTGACGAACGAGGCAATAACACTAGCAGTTCAATTTCTCAATCTGCTCTTAAAACCAACACCAATTTACAAGAACGAACTCCATTGCTGAAACCAGGTGCAAGGATTATCTGA
- the LOC100569696 gene encoding uncharacterized protein LOC100569696, producing the protein MMDDDRLSINALPDEILLCVFRTLSATEFVATVPLVCDRWSRIIASDACTLKRIGMHHTNASAAVEFFYFRDEIERSLMFHWPSDEYSARLLLYSYDQYDDSGVGGPVRRLGYANAFYLCARYAEICGHITTLVISSNLCVYATEGFTYVDCLTTLVLHGVRIREADQYTLAELGTVYFNVTDVMYLKCSLASRFDLKFLHTGFGQLRRFRADHNAVGVRFLEDLLHAHRGTLETVVLGDSTVTGDRWIDVLSDRLRGRTINHLSMHSLYFTERCVNRFLTSADLILPDDRSNVIIDSELSRISFSIDIDPLR; encoded by the coding sequence atgatggACGACGATCGACTGTCCATAAACGCACTGCCCGACGAGATTTTGCTGTGCGTATTCCGAACGCTGTCCGCCACCGAGTTCGTCGCGACGGTACCGCTCGTGTGCGACCGGTGGTCGCGGATAATCGCGTCAGACGCTTGCACGCTAAAGCGGATAGGCATGCACCACACAAACGCGTCTGCTGCTGTCGAATTCTTCTACTTCCGCGACGAAATCGAACGGTCGCTGATGTTTCATTGGCCGTCCGACGAGTACTCTGCACGGCTACTGCTGTACAGCTACGACCAGTACGACGATAGTGGCGTTGGCGGTCCGGTGAGGCGGCTTGGTTACGCGAACGCGTTCTACTTGTGCGCGCGGTACGCGGAGATCTGCGGGCACATCACCACGCTGGTAATCTCATCCAATCTGTGCGTATACGCCACTGAAGGGTTCACGTACGTCGACTGTCTGACCACGTTAGTATTGCACGGCGTCCGGATCCGGGAGGCAGACCAGTACACGCTGGCCGAACTGGGCACCGTGTACTTCAACGTGACGGACGTGAtgtacttgaaatgttcactcGCCTCTCGTTTCGACCTCAAGTTCCTACACACCGGGTTCGGGCAGCTACGGCGGTTCCGGGCCGACCACAACGCTGTCGGAGTCCGGTTCCTGGAAGACCTGTTGCACGCGCACCGGGGCACCCTGGAGACGGTCGTGCTGGGCGACTCCACGGTGACGGGCGACCGTTGGATAGACGTCCTGTCGGACAGGCTCCGCGGACGAACCATTAACCACCTGAGCATGCACAGTTTGTACTTCACCGAGAGGTGCGTGAATCGGTTTCTGACCTCCGCCGACCTGATCCTGCCCGATGACAGATCCAACGTGATCATCGACAGTGAGCTAAGTAGGATCTCGTTTTCCATCGACATCGATCCCTTACGATGA